Proteins from a genomic interval of Rosa chinensis cultivar Old Blush chromosome 2, RchiOBHm-V2, whole genome shotgun sequence:
- the LOC112188288 gene encoding uncharacterized protein At5g65660, protein MESQDLSPPHVDASRPSLGFPLGTALLLIIIFSLSGVFSCCYHWDKLRSLRRSFSENSTPETSDDIEGQSPSKSKPAHLDLNQNQNQSVPVIMPGDQIPKFMALPCPREPPREEKIVVKVQKPPKPPRFPVPLY, encoded by the exons ATGGAGAGCCAGGATCTTTCGCCACCGCACGTGGACGCGTCTCGGCCGTCCTTGGGGTTCCCTCTCGGCACCGCGCTTctcctcatcatcatcttcagctTGAGCGGTGTCTTCTCCTGCTGCTACCACTGGGACAAGCTCAGATCACTCCGCAGGTCTTTCTCCGAAAACTCCACTCCCGAAACCTCCGACGACATCGAAGGCCAATCTCCCTCCAAATCTAAACCCGCCCATCTG GACTTGAATcagaatcaaaatcaaagcGTGCCGGTGATAATGCCCGGCGATCAGATTCCGAAGTTTATGGCATTGCCGTGTCCTCGTGAGCCTCCGAGAGAAGAGAAGATAGTTGTCAAAGTTCAAAAACCGCCCAAGCCACCTCGATTTCCTGTACCTCTGTATTGA